One Roseimicrobium gellanilyticum DNA window includes the following coding sequences:
- a CDS encoding low temperature requirement protein A, whose product MGGRDRHETHRVATPLELLFDLTFVIAFGLAASQFAHAMAEAHYGAGLLGFGFASFAISWAWINFSWFSSAYDTDDWIFRVVTMVQMIGVLVLAIGLPPMFASIEHGHHLDNSTMVLGYVIMRVAMVTQWLRAAKQDPARRRACLTYVTAISVAQVGWLVQIFLDFSVGVSVVFAVILATVEMLGPYIAERRDGGTPWHAHHIAERYSLFAIIALGEGVVGTVATLSAVVEEHGWTMDTALVGMAGTGLTFGMWWVYYMLPSAQILHTHRERSFVWGYGQILVIASIVATGAGLHTAAYFIENKAHIGAVATVLTVAIPVAVFLAGVYALYYYIVRRFELLHILLLTGTLGVIVVAVIAASLGVGMATCLVIVMLAPAVTVVGYEVQGHRYQAEAVAEQTASARH is encoded by the coding sequence ATGGGAGGGCGTGACCGACACGAGACGCATCGAGTGGCCACCCCGCTGGAGCTTCTCTTCGATCTGACCTTCGTGATCGCATTTGGCCTGGCGGCATCCCAGTTTGCCCATGCGATGGCTGAGGCGCACTACGGCGCTGGTCTGCTTGGTTTTGGATTTGCGAGTTTCGCCATCAGTTGGGCGTGGATTAACTTTTCATGGTTTTCCTCAGCCTATGACACGGACGACTGGATTTTCCGGGTGGTGACCATGGTGCAGATGATTGGTGTGCTCGTGCTTGCGATTGGTCTGCCGCCGATGTTCGCCTCCATCGAGCATGGCCATCATCTCGATAACTCGACGATGGTGCTCGGCTATGTGATCATGCGGGTGGCCATGGTGACCCAGTGGTTGCGCGCCGCGAAACAGGATCCCGCCCGGCGTCGCGCCTGTCTCACCTATGTCACGGCCATCTCGGTGGCGCAGGTGGGCTGGCTGGTGCAGATTTTCCTGGATTTTTCCGTGGGAGTATCCGTGGTCTTTGCGGTGATACTTGCCACCGTCGAGATGCTCGGGCCTTACATCGCAGAGCGCAGGGACGGAGGAACGCCCTGGCATGCGCATCACATTGCCGAGCGCTACAGTTTGTTCGCCATCATTGCGCTGGGAGAGGGGGTGGTGGGCACGGTCGCGACGTTGTCGGCAGTGGTTGAGGAGCATGGATGGACCATGGACACCGCCTTGGTCGGCATGGCCGGCACGGGGCTGACCTTTGGCATGTGGTGGGTGTATTACATGCTGCCTTCCGCCCAGATCCTGCATACTCATCGCGAGCGCTCCTTTGTGTGGGGCTATGGCCAGATACTGGTCATCGCCTCGATCGTGGCGACGGGTGCCGGATTGCATACCGCCGCCTATTTCATTGAGAACAAGGCGCATATCGGGGCGGTGGCGACCGTGCTCACTGTAGCGATCCCAGTGGCGGTGTTTCTGGCGGGGGTCTATGCCCTCTATTACTACATCGTGCGACGCTTTGAGCTCCTGCACATCTTGCTACTGACAGGGACGCTGGGAGTGATTGTAGTGGCGGTGATTGCGGCAAGTCTGGGAGTGGGCATGGCCACGTGCCTGGTGATCGTCATGCTGGCTCCGGCGGTAACGGTGGTTGGCTATGAGGTGCAGGGACATCGCTACCAGGCGGAAGCCGTGGCGGAGCAGACGGCATCAGCGAGGCACTAG